CTACGTTCGTGGCCGACGGCCGGATTGACACTGATGCAGTGTGATGGCGAGTGCTTGAACGGCCAGTGCAGGCCCTGCGCCAGCGGGTTCAGACAGTGCCGGAACGGGTGCGTCAACGTTCAGAATGACAACTACAACTGTGGCGAGTGCTTCAAATCGGTGAGTTTATCCCGTACCGTTTACCATCTGACGCAAGTGTGGCCAAGGCTCAAACTGCGTCAACGGCAAGTGTGAGGCCAATGACGGCTGCAGCGGTGGCCAGATCCGCTGCAGTACCGGATGCACGAACCCGACCAACGATAACCGCCACTGTGGAAAGTGCGACAGTGCGGTATGTCGACGCATTATGAGGAGCGCTGATAGCAGTGCGACGCCGGCAAGACGTGCCGCGACAGCGTGTGCAGCTGAGACCGGAATCGGGCCGTAGACTCCAACGGACACTAACTCTGTCGTCGTGAAGAGATGTGAAATCAATCCTCAAGCTGTGTAAGCAAAGTGAACAGTCGCCAAGAAAGTGCTCGATCAGATTGTTTGGTTCCGCGTGGAAGGACATGTATTTATGCAGCAGGCATAAATGCCCGCCTCGCTGCCCTCATCCTAGTCCTGGCCAAGTGACGCGCTGGAGCTACGCTGCCGTTCTGCAGTTCGTGGGCCACGGTCAGAACTGGGTCAACGGGATACGTGATAGGCGGCCCGCACTGGCAGCGGAACCCCGAGCGGTGGTGACGCACTGACACGCCGGGGGCTCGAGGTCCGCAAGGACGAGCCAGACTGCCAGGGGAGGTGTGAGGAAAGCAGTGATGAACATGGTGGGGTTGAGTGGGAAGAATGAAGTGTGACGGGCGCTGTTTTTGTTTTGTTTTAAAAGGAGAGTCTGCCCAGGCGGCGTGGATGCAGACCAAGGTTGAGAAGGTGGGAAGCCTGTCCAGCAGCCGGCAGTCGGAGACGTCGCGGCCCACTTTGcgcccgacctcgcgccCAGGACGCAGAGACGTTAGTAGAAGCCGCTCCGGGGATGGCCAGAAGATCCGTTGAAGACTTGGCACCGTCTCGAGGTCCGATAGCTCCCTAAACATTCGGCATGTTCGGCGACAGGGTGCTCAGAGGAATCCGTCGGAATTGTGTAGGCACAACCTTGGTCAGCGCTGCTCGTCAGCTTCCAACAAATGCGATTTGCAGCGTCAGAATGTTGTGGGGTTGGAAGGGATGAGGGAACGGTTGCATGGTCTGGGTCTCCTGCACAGCTATGTCGACCGAGACTGCAGTTGAGAGGGTATGGGTCGCTTTGGGCCGATGGAATAATCACAGGGTATCGTAAACTTGACTCTAGGTCTGGGTGCCTGCACACACGACGCTTTAAGAGGGCGCATCCATGACAATACCCATCTGCCGTTAGCCTatgacgtcgtcgacgcttgaggaggagagtggCCAGCACCAAGGGGGTTCATACTCACGAACGAGGTGTAGTCCATGGTCGCCTGGCCAACGTTGTTGGGGTCGAGACGCCGGAATTCCTCAGTGTAGTGCTTGACCGTGACGCAGGCCATCAGGAAGCGGTCGAAGGTGATGCCAGCCGACTGTGTCTCTCCCGGCTTCATCGGAGGCGAGAagcgcttctcgagcttggcaacCATGCCAGCCGGCAGTGAGAAGCCAAAGCCCTGCAGCGCGGcctgcagctcgaggcggtcgaTCAGGCCCGAGTTGTCCTGGTCGAAGCGCTTGAAGATGCCGTGCCAGTCCTATGCGAGTTAGCAGACTCTATGCGGATAACGCACCTGGATGTAGCGATACAGGCCCTCGAACTCCATGAAGTTGATCGAGCCGCTGCGGTCCGTGTCGAAGATATTCATGAGCTGGACGGTCAGCACTGTATAGGATCCAACTCCTCACCATCTTGACGCAGTCCTCACGCGCCTCGACCGTCccgtccttggcgaggagacgctGTAGGTCAAGGTAGCTGAGCTGGCCCTGGCGGCCCGAGTCGAAGTGCGTAAAGCTGGGCGTCAGCGTGGTCTGTGCGAATGCAGCGCAATTGATACTCACAGGCTgtgcagctcgtcgacaccaGCCTGAGGCGGCGGGGCCTGGAAGCTCTGACGGTCCTGAGACCCGCTCGACTGGCGGTGCTGTTGCCGGATCTCCTGCTGCCTGGGGTCCTGgtactgctgctgctgctgctgctgcgggCGCTGttgctgaggaggagggccgtCTGTCAGCTGGACACCATGCTGGCGTGGAGGACCCTGTTGGTACTGCTGCTGTGGAGGCTGCTGGCCGTGACCCTGCTGTTGAGCatactgctgctgctggtgtTGTGGCGGGGCCGGATGCGTGTGCTGCTGGTACTGCTGGGCGTAGGCCTGAGCCGGTGAGGCTGGGCCAGGCCGGCCGTGGCCttgcgccgaggacgttCTCGGTGGAGGTTGCGCGTACGACGCCTGGGGAGGAGCCTGCTGGTACGAGtcgccgcgaggaggaggccgagcgtactgttgttgctgctgctgctgctgctggggAGGTTGACCGTATGCCTGCTGGGAAGAGCcgggaggcggcgcggcgccacCGTAGCCAGCTTGCTGCtgaggctgctgctgctgctgctgggcTGCGCGAGCTTCGGCTTCCCGCTTGGCCTGatcctcggcggccttcCTGGTGTAGCGCTCTTCGTAGCGACGACGGGCCTCGTCGCTGACGCTACCATAAGGACTGGGGGCGGCCATGGAGCCAGCTTGTGGGCGATAGGCCTGACGAGGAGTAGGGTTCCTCTGTTGAGGAGGCTGTGGAGATGTATGATCGCGCATAGCTCTGTCGGCAATGGCAAAAGGGGACTCTCCTTCTGAGGGACGACCAAGGTAGGCCATGTTGACGTGGGCTGAGTTTGAGGCGCTGCTTGGGGCGATGGAGGGGAGGCGCGTGCGTAAAGTGCTTGGACTGGGTGAGGTTTGATGTGAATCTTGAGTGATTatgcgctcaagctcaatTGATTGTCCAAACTAGGTCCAATTCAGTTCAAGCTAGGGTAAACTGAGAGGTTGACGGTTCTTTAGGCCTAGGGTGGTTTCGACTTCTTTGAATCCTATGAATCCTGGAGGATTAAGGCGACGTGGCTTGATCCAAAACCGCGACTGGCTAATCTGGGGAAGCTTGAACCGTTGTTGGCTCGGGGAATGTACGAAATGTGATCCGAGAGCAAAGGAACCCGGAGTGAGATGATGAATAGAAGGGAACAAAGcacgacgcgacgcgtccgTGTTCGAGATGAGGGCGTGGAAGAGTATGGATATGAGAGACGAGAGATGATCAAATATaaaggagaaggaagagaaTGAGGAAACGCGTCGTTTGGGGGTGGCTTGGCTGTGGTACCCGTTGTGAATGACGGGAACAGCTGATCCAGTTTGTTCATAACCGCGTAGTTTACAGTCAGTCCATCAGGCCATCAGACGAAAGTGACGTGACGTGACTGCGGAAAGGCAAGGAAGGGAGCAAGTTTGGATGAACCACTGACTGCATGACTGTTAAACACGTCTGGTCAAA
Above is a genomic segment from Cutaneotrichosporon cavernicola HIS019 DNA, chromosome: 1 containing:
- a CDS encoding uncharacterized protein (EF-hand domain pair) gives rise to the protein MAAPSPYGSVSDEARRRYEERYTRKAAEDQAKREAEARAAQQQQQQPQQQAGYGGAAPPPGSSQQAYGQPPQQQQQQQQQYARPPPRGDSYQQAPPQASYAQPPPRTSSAQGHGRPGPASPAQAYAQQYQQHTHPAPPQHQQQQYAQQQGHGQQPPQQQYQQGPPRQHGVQLTDGPPPQQQRPQQQQQQQYQDPRQQEIRQQHRQSSGSQDRQSFQAPPPQAGVDELHSLFTHFDSGRQGQLSYLDLQRLLAKDGTVEAREDCVKMLMNIFDTDRSGSINFMEFEGLYRYIQDWHGIFKRFDQDNSGLIDRLELQAALQGFGFSLPAGMVAKLEKRFSPPMKPGETQSAGITFDRFLMACVTVKHYTEEFRRLDPNNVGQATMDYTSFMGIVMDAPS